A genomic stretch from Rhabdothermincola salaria includes:
- a CDS encoding DUF3039 domain-containing protein → MSTDVTERPDTRPSDPGLEEGKVAHIIRKDDQMRGYVMGEEVIALCGERFIPTRDPEQYPVCEGCKQALTMLRASGGN, encoded by the coding sequence GTGAGCACCGATGTCACCGAACGGCCCGACACCCGTCCCTCCGACCCGGGGCTCGAGGAGGGCAAGGTCGCCCACATCATCCGCAAGGACGACCAGATGCGCGGCTACGTGATGGGCGAAGAGGTGATCGCCCTGTGCGGCGAGCGCTTCATCCCGACGCGTGACCCCGAGCAGTACCCGGTGTGCGAGGGGTGCAAGCAGGCCCTGACCATGCTGCGGGCCAGCGGCGGCAACTGA
- a CDS encoding FAD binding domain-containing protein, whose product MKSPPFAYLAPETLDDVVRGLAEAGEDAKVIAGGQSLLPVLALRLGRPSVLVDVARVPGLDTIDVVGDEVVLGARVTHATLERHPLVAAHAPLLAEVAPLIGHAAIRTRGTLGGSLAHADPAAELPAVAMLTDATIDVRGPDGTRSVPARDFFVGYLTTVLAPDEVVEAVRLPARGARVGDAFAEVSRRHGDFALVGAGARVGLDEDGRVAELRLAFLGAGSTPVLDVEAGAAAVGRAPDAAVLGEVGRAAAARLDPHDDLHASASYRRRVAGALAARVLATAARRAGAAS is encoded by the coding sequence GTGAAGTCGCCACCGTTCGCCTACCTCGCGCCCGAGACGCTCGACGACGTGGTCCGGGGGCTCGCCGAGGCCGGTGAGGACGCCAAGGTGATCGCCGGCGGCCAGAGCCTGCTGCCGGTGCTGGCTCTGCGCCTGGGTCGTCCGAGCGTGCTCGTCGACGTGGCTCGGGTGCCCGGCCTCGACACGATCGACGTCGTGGGCGACGAGGTGGTGCTCGGCGCTCGCGTCACCCACGCCACCCTCGAGCGCCATCCGCTGGTGGCGGCCCACGCCCCCCTGCTGGCCGAAGTGGCCCCCCTGATCGGGCACGCCGCCATCCGGACGAGGGGCACCCTCGGAGGCAGCCTGGCGCACGCCGACCCGGCCGCCGAGCTGCCCGCGGTGGCGATGCTCACCGACGCCACCATCGACGTGCGCGGCCCCGACGGTACGAGGTCGGTGCCGGCCCGCGACTTCTTCGTCGGTTATCTGACGACGGTGCTGGCCCCCGACGAGGTGGTGGAGGCGGTTCGGCTGCCGGCCCGTGGGGCGAGGGTGGGCGACGCCTTCGCCGAGGTGAGCCGACGCCACGGCGACTTCGCGCTCGTCGGCGCCGGAGCCCGGGTGGGCCTCGACGAGGACGGTCGGGTGGCCGAGCTCCGATTGGCCTTCCTCGGGGCGGGCAGCACCCCGGTGCTCGACGTCGAGGCGGGTGCCGCCGCGGTCGGACGGGCCCCGGACGCCGCGGTGCTCGGGGAGGTGGGGCGGGCGGCCGCCGCCCGCCTCGATCCCCACGACGACCTCCACGCGTCGGCGTCGTACCGGCGTCGCGTGGCCGGGGCGTTGGCCGCCCGCGTGCTGGCCACCGCGGCTCGCCGGGCCGGAGCGGCGTCGTGA
- a CDS encoding FKBP-type peptidyl-prolyl cis-trans isomerase, with protein sequence MAEPTKPDVSIPAEDPPADLVVEDLSVGDGAEATKGANVTVHYVGVAWSTGDQFDASWDRRDTFEFRLGAGQVISGWDEGVQGMKVGGRRRLTIPPHKGYGAQGAGGVIKGGETLVFVVDLVNVG encoded by the coding sequence ATGGCCGAACCCACCAAGCCCGACGTCTCCATCCCCGCCGAGGACCCGCCCGCCGACCTCGTCGTCGAGGACCTGTCCGTCGGCGACGGTGCCGAGGCCACCAAGGGGGCCAACGTCACCGTGCACTACGTGGGCGTGGCGTGGAGCACCGGCGACCAGTTCGACGCCTCGTGGGACCGTCGCGACACCTTCGAGTTCCGCCTCGGGGCCGGACAGGTCATCTCCGGGTGGGACGAAGGGGTGCAGGGCATGAAGGTGGGCGGCCGCCGCCGTCTCACGATCCCGCCCCACAAGGGCTACGGGGCCCAGGGCGCCGGCGGCGTCATCAAGGGCGGCGAGACCCTCGTCTTCGTCGTCGACCTGGTGAACGTCGGCTGA
- a CDS encoding (2Fe-2S)-binding protein → MSAEPRLEATVSLRVNGEDRQVHVEARRSLADALRDALGLTGTHLGCEHGVCGSCTVLLDGGPVRSCLVLAVQAEGHDVVTVEGLGTPDDLHPVQHGCLEAHAFQCGFCTPGMLISAVALLAENDDPDDAEIREALGGNLCRCTGYESIVAGVRRGAELLRLDGEG, encoded by the coding sequence GTGAGCGCCGAACCGCGCCTCGAGGCGACGGTGTCGCTGCGGGTGAACGGTGAGGACCGGCAGGTGCACGTCGAGGCTCGGCGCTCGCTGGCCGACGCCCTGCGCGACGCCCTCGGCCTCACCGGCACCCACCTCGGCTGCGAGCACGGCGTGTGCGGCTCGTGCACCGTGCTTCTCGACGGTGGCCCGGTGCGGTCGTGCCTGGTGCTGGCGGTGCAGGCCGAGGGCCACGACGTGGTCACCGTGGAGGGCCTCGGGACCCCCGACGACCTGCACCCGGTGCAGCACGGGTGCCTCGAGGCGCACGCGTTCCAGTGCGGGTTCTGCACCCCCGGGATGCTCATCAGCGCGGTGGCGCTGCTGGCCGAGAACGACGACCCCGACGACGCCGAGATCCGCGAGGCGTTGGGCGGCAACCTCTGCCGGTGCACCGGCTACGAGAGCATCGTGGCGGGCGTGCGCCGAGGCGCCGAGCTGCTGCGTCTCGACGGGGAGGGCTGA
- the prmA gene encoding 50S ribosomal protein L11 methyltransferase, with the protein MLDLTTEPWVTLRVTVPAEEADLAAGVLWSAGVAGIEERSVAVPCPTTEGSCVQLWAGTTAELAPEALRALDGRWSADVVPVEDDAWLDAWKAYARPWRAGSRLVVVPAWQDAPAWVGVDDVVVHLDPGRAFGSGAHATTRLCMGELEAQVAPGARVLDVGCGSGVLAVAAALLGADEVVAVDIDPEAHRATTANAAENDVADRVRVVRPSLAEVTGEFTVVVANIGAATLTALAPMVVARTAPGGTVVLSGLLQDQVDLVTAAFEAEGAQLATTAADGEWRALVVRCA; encoded by the coding sequence GTGCTGGACCTGACGACCGAACCGTGGGTCACGCTCCGCGTCACCGTCCCTGCCGAGGAGGCCGACCTGGCCGCCGGTGTCCTGTGGTCGGCCGGTGTGGCCGGCATCGAGGAGCGGTCCGTCGCAGTGCCGTGCCCGACGACGGAGGGCTCGTGCGTGCAGCTCTGGGCCGGGACCACGGCCGAGTTGGCACCGGAGGCCTTGCGGGCGCTCGATGGCCGTTGGTCCGCCGACGTGGTGCCGGTGGAGGACGACGCTTGGCTCGACGCCTGGAAGGCCTACGCCCGACCGTGGCGGGCGGGTAGCCGCCTGGTCGTCGTGCCCGCCTGGCAGGACGCCCCGGCCTGGGTCGGCGTCGACGACGTCGTCGTGCACCTCGACCCTGGTCGAGCCTTCGGCAGCGGCGCCCACGCCACCACCCGCCTGTGCATGGGAGAGCTCGAGGCCCAGGTCGCGCCGGGGGCGAGGGTCCTCGACGTCGGTTGTGGCAGCGGGGTGCTGGCCGTGGCCGCCGCGCTGTTGGGGGCCGACGAGGTGGTGGCCGTGGACATAGACCCCGAGGCCCACCGGGCCACGACCGCCAACGCGGCCGAGAACGACGTCGCCGACCGCGTCCGGGTGGTGCGGCCGTCCCTGGCCGAGGTGACGGGGGAGTTCACCGTGGTGGTGGCCAACATCGGCGCCGCCACGCTCACGGCGCTGGCCCCGATGGTGGTGGCCCGCACCGCCCCCGGTGGCACCGTGGTGCTGAGCGGACTGCTGCAGGACCAGGTCGACCTGGTGACCGCCGCCTTCGAGGCGGAAGGCGCCCAGCTGGCCACCACCGCCGCCGACGGCGAGTGGCGAGCTCTGGTGGTGCGGTGCGCGTGA
- a CDS encoding nitroreductase family protein has product MPTAPTDRAEPDHRPPPPDGSGELDTIEAVAWRRRSNLRVDPDRAIPHDLVERLCRLASWAPNHHKTRPWKFCAVTGSGRTALGAALAQELAGGGEENPAKIAKARMKYTRAPLVLVVASSDGPDEVCTAENRDAVSAAVQNLLLGATASGLASLWSTGAAARSARVAEVCGFDPTDTVVGLVYLGWPIAEANAPVDRPEPFLCVLDEDPSPDPVT; this is encoded by the coding sequence ATGCCCACCGCCCCGACGGACCGCGCCGAACCGGACCACCGACCGCCTCCCCCGGACGGCAGCGGGGAGCTCGACACCATCGAAGCGGTGGCGTGGCGGCGCCGCTCGAACCTGCGGGTCGACCCCGACCGCGCCATTCCCCACGACCTCGTCGAACGCCTCTGCCGGCTGGCCTCCTGGGCCCCCAACCACCACAAGACCCGACCCTGGAAGTTCTGTGCGGTCACCGGCAGCGGCCGCACCGCACTCGGTGCGGCGCTCGCCCAGGAGCTCGCCGGCGGTGGCGAGGAGAACCCGGCCAAGATCGCCAAGGCCCGCATGAAGTACACCCGGGCCCCGCTGGTGCTGGTGGTGGCATCGAGCGACGGCCCCGACGAGGTGTGCACGGCCGAGAACCGCGACGCCGTGTCGGCGGCGGTGCAGAACCTCCTGCTGGGCGCCACCGCCTCGGGCCTGGCGTCGCTGTGGTCCACCGGGGCCGCCGCCCGCAGCGCCCGCGTGGCCGAGGTGTGCGGCTTCGACCCGACCGACACGGTCGTGGGCCTGGTGTACCTGGGCTGGCCCATCGCCGAGGCCAACGCCCCGGTCGACCGCCCCGAGCCGTTCCTCTGCGTCCTCGACGAGGACCCCTCCCCCGATCCGGTCACCTGA
- a CDS encoding MOSC domain-containing protein, translating into MTIGRVDELWRFPVKSLQGERVDSLSLAAGGIEGDRAWALVDGATGKLLSAKRHAALFHGRATTEGDQVVVVLPTGAEFVAGDPEGSRFASEWLDREVELRHVDPATEVAYEMTFDPPNDAAEMIDIPAPAGSFLDLAALHLVSTATLARARAEDPDLDWDVRRFRPNVVIELDEGADPGAAFTEDTWVGRQVEVDGATVAVRMATVRCAMPLRGQPGLEPQPGMYAVMEALHANHIGVYADTVRPGPIRVGGELALA; encoded by the coding sequence ATGACGATCGGTCGAGTCGACGAGCTGTGGCGGTTCCCCGTGAAGTCCCTGCAGGGTGAGCGGGTGGACTCGCTCTCCCTCGCAGCGGGTGGGATCGAGGGCGACCGGGCCTGGGCGCTCGTCGACGGCGCCACCGGCAAGCTGCTGAGCGCCAAGCGCCATGCCGCGTTGTTCCACGGGCGGGCCACCACCGAGGGCGACCAGGTCGTGGTGGTGCTGCCCACCGGGGCCGAGTTCGTGGCCGGCGACCCCGAGGGCTCGCGGTTCGCCTCGGAGTGGCTCGACCGGGAGGTGGAGCTGCGCCACGTGGATCCGGCCACGGAGGTGGCCTACGAGATGACGTTCGACCCCCCGAACGACGCCGCCGAGATGATCGACATCCCGGCCCCCGCCGGGTCGTTCCTCGACCTGGCCGCCCTGCACCTGGTGAGCACGGCCACCCTGGCCCGGGCCCGGGCGGAGGACCCCGACCTCGACTGGGACGTGCGCCGTTTCCGCCCCAACGTGGTGATCGAGCTGGACGAGGGCGCCGACCCCGGTGCGGCGTTCACCGAGGACACCTGGGTGGGACGACAGGTCGAGGTCGACGGGGCGACGGTGGCGGTGCGCATGGCCACCGTGCGCTGCGCCATGCCGTTGCGGGGCCAGCCGGGCCTCGAGCCCCAGCCGGGCATGTACGCGGTCATGGAGGCGCTGCACGCCAACCACATCGGGGTGTACGCCGACACGGTCCGTCCGGGCCCGATCCGGGTGGGCGGCGAGCTGGCCTTGGCCTGA
- a CDS encoding xanthine dehydrogenase family protein molybdopterin-binding subunit has protein sequence MVARLTGTSVHRVEDPRILTGRGRYIDDLAVPDTVQAAFVRSPFPHARVLGIDVSDALAGPGVVAVLTADDLARVAADLKPAGPADLRLPVFGALARDVVRLVGDPVAVVLAESRALAEDAAELVEVDYDPLPGVGDMDRAMEPDAPLVFAELGTNVVHRSTHRYGDTERAFDGAAHVVRERFVQHRHANVPMEGRGILAVPDPSGGGLDVHTSHQSPHALRMHLADVLGVPGHALRVRCGDIGGAFGQKSGLAREDVAVAGAALLVGRPVAWIEDRVENLTVGGQAREERLDVEAAVGPDGELRGLRVRMVLDQGAYPQVGFPTTGYTSIVRALLPAAYRLEHFDFEAVVVTTNKATYVPYRGPWEVETWVRERVLDVIARQMGVEPVAVRERNLLTPASFPTTSCTGVELQGFDPRRTFDDAVAAMDLPAFRDAQAEARAEGRLLGFGLANVVEPAPVPPSLIRAMGIMAAPRTVQEARSRLEPDGTVTVFTSQQPHGQSHETTLAQLAADELGIALDRVRVVHGDTMLTPFNLVGTGGSRAATLASGAVVGAARAVRERVLHVASELMEISPGDLELVDGAVVARGAPSVRTELAEIGRLAHLRPGLANADGRPGIEESATFDSAEGTWSVATHACTVEVDPVTGLVQILRYLVVGDCGAVINPAVVDGQVRGGVAQGIGAVLLERSAYDDDGQYLASTFMDYLLPTTTDIPSIEVRHVHHEPTGGIDYRGVGEGGAIGAPAALTSAIEDSLAHLGVRVLDQHLPPNRIVELLDDAGYELG, from the coding sequence GTGGTCGCCCGTCTCACCGGCACCAGCGTGCACCGGGTGGAGGACCCCCGGATCCTCACCGGCCGGGGCCGCTACATCGACGACCTCGCCGTGCCCGACACGGTGCAGGCCGCCTTCGTGCGCAGCCCCTTCCCTCACGCCCGGGTGCTCGGCATCGACGTCTCCGACGCCCTCGCCGGCCCCGGGGTGGTGGCGGTGCTCACCGCCGACGACCTGGCCCGGGTGGCGGCCGATCTGAAGCCCGCCGGCCCCGCCGATCTGCGCCTGCCCGTCTTCGGGGCCCTCGCCCGCGACGTGGTCCGGCTGGTCGGCGACCCGGTGGCGGTGGTGCTGGCCGAGAGCCGGGCCCTGGCCGAGGACGCCGCCGAGCTGGTGGAGGTCGACTACGACCCCCTGCCCGGAGTGGGCGACATGGACCGGGCCATGGAGCCCGACGCCCCGCTGGTCTTCGCCGAGCTGGGCACCAACGTCGTACACCGCTCCACCCACCGCTACGGCGACACCGAGCGCGCCTTCGACGGCGCCGCCCACGTGGTGCGCGAGCGGTTCGTGCAGCACCGTCACGCCAACGTGCCCATGGAGGGGCGGGGCATCCTCGCCGTGCCCGACCCGTCCGGTGGCGGTCTCGACGTGCACACCAGCCACCAGTCGCCCCACGCCCTGCGCATGCACCTCGCCGACGTGCTGGGCGTGCCCGGCCACGCCCTGCGAGTGCGCTGCGGCGACATCGGCGGGGCGTTCGGGCAGAAGAGCGGCCTGGCCCGCGAAGACGTGGCGGTGGCCGGCGCCGCCCTCCTGGTCGGCCGGCCGGTGGCCTGGATCGAGGATCGGGTCGAGAACCTCACCGTCGGGGGCCAGGCGCGCGAGGAGCGCCTGGACGTGGAGGCCGCGGTCGGCCCCGACGGTGAGCTGCGCGGCCTGCGGGTGCGCATGGTCCTCGACCAGGGCGCCTATCCCCAGGTGGGGTTCCCCACCACCGGCTACACCTCGATCGTTCGGGCGTTGCTCCCGGCCGCCTACCGCCTCGAGCACTTCGACTTCGAGGCGGTGGTGGTCACCACCAACAAGGCCACCTACGTCCCCTACCGGGGGCCGTGGGAGGTGGAGACCTGGGTGCGCGAGCGGGTGCTCGACGTCATCGCCCGGCAGATGGGCGTCGAGCCGGTGGCGGTGCGCGAGCGCAACCTGCTCACCCCCGCGTCGTTTCCCACCACCAGCTGCACCGGGGTGGAGCTGCAGGGCTTCGACCCCCGCCGCACCTTCGACGACGCGGTGGCGGCCATGGACCTCCCCGCGTTCCGGGACGCCCAGGCCGAGGCGCGCGCCGAGGGCCGCTTGCTCGGGTTCGGGCTGGCCAACGTGGTCGAGCCGGCGCCCGTGCCGCCCAGCCTCATCCGGGCCATGGGCATCATGGCCGCCCCCCGCACCGTGCAGGAGGCCCGGTCCCGCCTCGAGCCCGACGGCACGGTCACGGTGTTCACCAGCCAACAGCCCCACGGCCAGAGCCACGAGACCACCCTGGCCCAGCTCGCCGCCGACGAGCTCGGCATCGCCCTCGACCGGGTGCGGGTGGTGCACGGCGACACCATGCTCACGCCGTTCAACCTGGTGGGCACCGGGGGCTCACGGGCCGCCACCCTGGCCAGCGGGGCCGTGGTGGGCGCGGCCCGGGCCGTGCGCGAACGGGTGCTGCACGTGGCCTCCGAGCTGATGGAGATCTCCCCGGGCGACCTGGAGCTGGTCGACGGCGCGGTGGTCGCCCGAGGCGCGCCCAGCGTGCGCACCGAGCTGGCCGAGATCGGGCGCCTGGCCCACCTCCGGCCCGGGCTGGCCAACGCCGACGGACGACCGGGCATCGAGGAGTCGGCCACCTTCGACTCCGCCGAGGGCACGTGGTCGGTGGCCACCCACGCCTGCACGGTGGAGGTCGATCCCGTGACCGGCCTGGTGCAGATCCTGCGCTACCTGGTGGTGGGCGACTGCGGGGCGGTGATCAACCCGGCGGTGGTCGACGGCCAGGTGCGCGGCGGGGTGGCCCAGGGCATCGGCGCGGTGCTGCTCGAGCGCTCGGCCTACGACGACGACGGGCAGTACCTGGCGTCCACCTTCATGGACTACCTCCTGCCGACCACCACCGACATCCCGTCCATCGAGGTGCGCCACGTCCACCACGAGCCCACCGGAGGCATCGACTACCGCGGGGTCGGGGAGGGTGGCGCCATCGGTGCCCCGGCCGCGCTCACCAGCGCCATCGAGGACTCCCTCGCCCACCTCGGCGTCCGGGTGCTCGACCAGCACCTGCCCCCGAACCGCATCGTCGAGCTCCTCGACGACGCTGGCTACGAGCTGGGCTGA
- a CDS encoding M15 family metallopeptidase — translation MPLPLVLPRHRRVRVVAGALGALAFLGLVPAPAPAQSARAEREEVRREQAQVAREVDALSADQAQVTDALVALEANVAAQQQAAATAAEVADASATRAAEARAAAEVQALELMGLQQRLKQFAVSAYVDPPADELLRRLEAGSAQEDATRRALLTMRTGRDVDVIDQVRVAQRRLDEEVRRAEAARVDAEADAVAAERAVASLTAARDEQAAFAAALRARLDQRLSDAAALEELDAELARTIREEEAAVAAALARLAPPPPPPPPPAPSDPGPTNPAPAPTAPPTQGGGAPAPAPAPSPAPTSPPTTSAPRPSPSAPALRTVGGITVAASIADNVAALLDAARSAGISLGGSGYRSSESQIALRRQNCGTSQYAIWDMPPDLCSPPTARPGMSNHERGLAIDFTANGRFITSRSDPGFVWLAANAARYGLFNLPSEPWHWSTSGG, via the coding sequence ATGCCCCTGCCACTCGTGTTGCCCCGCCATCGCCGCGTGCGTGTCGTCGCTGGCGCGCTCGGTGCGCTGGCCTTCCTCGGGCTCGTGCCCGCTCCTGCCCCGGCCCAGAGCGCACGGGCCGAGCGCGAGGAGGTGCGTCGCGAGCAGGCCCAGGTGGCCCGGGAGGTCGACGCCCTCAGCGCGGACCAGGCCCAGGTCACCGATGCCCTCGTCGCCCTCGAGGCGAACGTGGCGGCGCAACAGCAGGCGGCGGCCACCGCCGCCGAGGTCGCCGACGCCAGCGCGACGCGCGCCGCCGAGGCCCGCGCCGCCGCCGAGGTCCAGGCCCTCGAGCTGATGGGTCTGCAGCAACGCCTGAAGCAGTTCGCGGTGTCCGCCTACGTCGACCCGCCGGCCGACGAGCTCCTGCGCCGCCTGGAGGCCGGATCCGCCCAGGAGGACGCCACCCGCCGAGCGCTGCTGACCATGCGGACGGGTCGTGACGTCGACGTCATCGACCAGGTGCGGGTCGCCCAGCGTCGCCTCGACGAGGAGGTCCGGCGGGCGGAGGCGGCCCGGGTGGACGCCGAGGCCGACGCCGTGGCCGCCGAGCGGGCGGTGGCATCGCTGACCGCGGCCCGCGACGAGCAGGCCGCGTTCGCCGCCGCGCTGCGCGCCCGGCTCGACCAGCGGCTGTCCGATGCCGCCGCGCTGGAGGAGCTCGACGCCGAGCTGGCCCGGACCATCCGAGAAGAGGAGGCCGCGGTGGCGGCCGCGTTGGCCCGGTTGGCCCCGCCGCCGCCCCCGCCGCCCCCGCCGGCCCCTTCGGACCCGGGGCCGACGAACCCTGCCCCCGCTCCGACGGCCCCTCCCACGCAGGGTGGCGGTGCCCCGGCTCCCGCGCCGGCGCCGTCTCCCGCGCCCACGAGCCCGCCGACCACCTCTGCACCGCGTCCCAGCCCCTCGGCGCCGGCGCTGCGCACGGTCGGCGGGATCACCGTGGCCGCCTCCATCGCCGACAACGTCGCGGCCCTGCTCGACGCCGCCCGCTCCGCCGGCATCAGCCTCGGGGGCAGCGGCTACCGCAGCAGCGAGTCGCAGATCGCGCTGCGGCGCCAGAACTGCGGGACCAGCCAGTACGCCATCTGGGACATGCCTCCGGACCTGTGCTCGCCGCCCACGGCACGGCCCGGGATGTCCAACCACGAACGGGGCCTCGCCATCGACTTCACCGCCAACGGCCGCTTCATCACCAGCCGGAGCGACCCGGGGTTCGTGTGGTTGGCGGCCAACGCCGCCCGCTACGGGCTGTTCAACCTCCCGAGCGAGCCCTGGCACTGGTCGACCTCGGGTGGTTGA
- a CDS encoding inositol monophosphatase family protein — MTDVAPPVDPSLVDDAVAIATEAGALTLRWFADESLEVEKKGDGTPVTAADKAAERRVRELLAARHPDDAVLGEEEDDVEGTSGRRWIVDPIDGTKAFTRGVPLYSTLLAVIDEHGPAVGVIDLPALGHTVWAGRGRGCFLDGHPTGVSGRSEPADCVLSTSGYSWWPDAALLAVKHAGFQLRTWGDGYGYALVATGAIEAMVDPEVSLWDVAPMPVIVSEAGGRFTDAEGAELDLRPGARVSGVATNGLVHDHVLACLGD, encoded by the coding sequence ATGACCGACGTCGCGCCCCCCGTGGACCCTTCCCTCGTCGATGACGCGGTGGCCATCGCCACGGAGGCCGGGGCGCTCACCCTGCGGTGGTTCGCCGACGAGAGCCTCGAGGTGGAGAAGAAGGGCGACGGGACTCCCGTCACCGCGGCCGACAAGGCCGCCGAGCGCCGGGTGCGCGAGCTGCTGGCCGCCCGCCACCCCGACGACGCCGTGCTGGGCGAGGAGGAGGACGACGTCGAGGGCACCTCCGGTCGTCGCTGGATCGTCGATCCCATCGACGGCACCAAGGCCTTCACCCGCGGCGTCCCGCTCTACTCCACCCTCCTCGCCGTCATCGACGAGCACGGGCCGGCGGTCGGCGTGATCGATCTGCCTGCGCTCGGCCACACCGTGTGGGCCGGCCGGGGACGGGGCTGCTTCCTCGACGGCCACCCCACCGGCGTGAGCGGGCGCAGCGAGCCCGCCGATTGCGTGCTGTCCACCAGCGGCTACTCGTGGTGGCCCGACGCGGCCCTCCTGGCCGTGAAGCACGCCGGCTTCCAGCTGCGCACGTGGGGCGACGGCTACGGGTACGCCCTGGTGGCCACTGGCGCCATCGAGGCCATGGTCGATCCGGAGGTGTCGCTGTGGGACGTGGCCCCCATGCCGGTGATCGTGTCCGAGGCCGGGGGTCGCTTCACCGACGCGGAGGGCGCCGAGCTCGATCTGCGCCCGGGGGCCAGGGTCTCCGGTGTGGCCACCAACGGCCTCGTGCACGACCACGTCCTCGCCTGCCTGGGCGACTGA
- a CDS encoding flavin monoamine oxidase family protein → MGDRGAESEFVETDVVVVGAGLAGLTAARRLVADGLDVVVVEARDRVGGRLLDHTLADGSVVEVGGQWVGPGQHRIHALLDELGLATHPTWTRGDSLVGLGGDLRRYRGPYPRLSPFVLADVLQAQTRLDRQARRVPLDAPWEAPDAERLDRMTWETWIRRSTFTRAGAEYLRTVADAVFAAEPTSFSALHALFYVHSGTGVDALLSTRGGAQQDRVVGGTQLIAVRMAASLGDRVRLGHPVRSIAHGPAAGGGVEVRADGLVVRARRAIVAVPPTLAGRIAYAPALPADRDQLTQRMPAGAVIKTMAVYETPFWRDDGLNGQAATDRPPVKVTFDNSPPSGTPGVLLAFVEGRSAIELGRLGPDDRRGAVLGALVHHFGPRAAHPVEFVAQDWQAEEWTRGCYGAHLPPGAWTQLGPALTRPCGPLHWAGAETGTVWSGYMDGAVESGERTADEIRRILRP, encoded by the coding sequence ATGGGCGATCGGGGGGCCGAGAGCGAGTTCGTGGAGACCGACGTCGTGGTGGTCGGGGCCGGGCTGGCGGGGCTGACCGCGGCCCGGCGCCTGGTGGCCGACGGCCTCGACGTGGTCGTGGTCGAGGCCCGTGACCGTGTGGGCGGCCGCCTGCTCGACCACACCTTGGCCGACGGCTCGGTAGTGGAGGTGGGGGGCCAGTGGGTCGGTCCCGGCCAGCACCGCATCCACGCCCTCCTCGACGAGCTCGGCCTCGCCACCCACCCCACCTGGACGCGAGGCGACAGCTTGGTGGGCTTGGGCGGCGACCTGCGGCGCTACCGCGGGCCGTACCCGCGCCTCAGCCCGTTCGTGCTGGCCGACGTGCTCCAGGCCCAGACCCGGCTGGACCGCCAGGCTCGGCGGGTGCCGCTGGACGCGCCGTGGGAGGCGCCCGACGCCGAACGGCTCGACCGGATGACGTGGGAGACCTGGATCCGCCGGTCCACCTTCACCCGGGCCGGCGCCGAGTACCTCCGCACGGTCGCCGACGCCGTCTTCGCCGCCGAGCCCACCTCGTTCTCGGCGCTGCACGCGCTCTTCTACGTCCACTCCGGCACCGGGGTCGACGCCTTGTTGAGCACCCGGGGCGGGGCCCAGCAGGACCGCGTCGTCGGCGGCACCCAGCTCATCGCCGTGCGGATGGCCGCCTCCCTCGGCGACCGGGTCCGCCTGGGTCACCCGGTGCGCAGCATCGCCCACGGTCCGGCCGCCGGTGGTGGGGTCGAAGTGCGGGCCGACGGGCTCGTCGTGCGGGCCCGCCGGGCGATCGTGGCCGTGCCGCCCACGCTCGCCGGACGGATCGCCTACGCCCCGGCGCTCCCCGCCGACCGCGATCAGCTCACCCAGCGCATGCCCGCCGGCGCCGTCATCAAGACGATGGCGGTCTACGAGACCCCGTTCTGGCGCGACGACGGCCTCAACGGCCAAGCCGCCACCGACCGACCGCCGGTGAAGGTCACGTTCGACAACTCGCCGCCGTCGGGGACCCCGGGAGTGCTGCTGGCCTTCGTCGAGGGCCGGTCGGCCATCGAGCTCGGTCGGCTCGGCCCCGACGACCGACGCGGGGCGGTGCTGGGCGCCCTGGTGCACCACTTCGGGCCTCGCGCCGCCCACCCGGTGGAGTTCGTGGCCCAGGACTGGCAGGCGGAGGAGTGGACGCGCGGCTGCTACGGCGCCCACCTCCCGCCCGGCGCCTGGACGCAGCTCGGCCCCGCCCTCACCCGCCCCTGCGGGCCCCTCCACTGGGCGGGGGCCGAGACCGGCACGGTGTGGAGCGGGTACATGGACGGCGCGGTGGAATCCGGTGAGCGCACGGCCGACGAGATCCGGCGGATCCTGCGCCCGTGA